One genomic segment of Belonocnema kinseyi isolate 2016_QV_RU_SX_M_011 chromosome 2, B_treatae_v1, whole genome shotgun sequence includes these proteins:
- the LOC117183035 gene encoding uncharacterized protein LOC117183035, with the protein MFISGSNDQSPIRSGRLAVVGHCRARRGEAIVAPLQAAPLWAAPASLPTPSCPSATPQFLELLVHVVSQLKGRETVATLVTEGPQCTTLGTPALSLSCGSMTLDSPTTVTSVSMGGTSHRRDDTATSFRTLTSIDVHSPASPSQVPVQRQSHATSQQRITTAGRISPSNSVSSPEFPPPRPLPRYPWQRSASCRELYASSFEDSGKARPKEAKSSGESVLTTFQLPSQGELDNPVTRYDETQRSYSAASSKLPSLDHDSVPDRIYSSSYPGTSSLSTESGHEESGQVGDLSHDDLSHDSYELLEREHEFEYPESYSSPHDENEPMSDNSDEGIEPEMFQMDSETDSFVKHRSIKSTDKQLFKSVLTDLKNIKTKSIDRYSAIAKSEGEFVITESRIQRSNTQIERKFETRHANSVENKPPLPHQDSNKKDPVILQVQKQKMTVLNELKSLKPKHKMTHVDSEVLRDEGIMRPKSRIDDSLSPVENKKSVRTVRAKSIASLEENSSRMFVETGSLGRGNKSRDRRREAEAIVDKVFSKIQEKERKRIERENSREARRMEKVDSRERRERRSIDRLDSREIYRRRSVERDDVFELRRSIERLDTRERSCDQLDFYRSDYSENVEQERRKSLDNLDRVHREKSHRQQETRERRERSIERLDRELRKSPKSPKGLKSPKSPLDYSQRHTLERLDSGNKSPFEYLKESRRKSVERLDSRDRPTFDFDPAAIERMSSLEQSYVEQFSTKESKPDRKSLEKLDSRERKSLDRFDSKENKSFDNVEQREDYERKKNIEKLDYRDTRRNGKMEKGISEEKPRERDDWRSLEKARKENERREKERQKFSIDSRTETVIGVPNEIEISKPKTVFTEYDPKIIGGIVVGFDDSNLPGHVSVERTKSDPNPARSRIGSNSKRHMLMHQKSIDLTPADSGDEDAFTDGVGAQKPVVDIPYTLHKRHVMNGTASDEKSESDSGKICKVKTLAKELPQLPLKTVTDMTCIDLSKLPPIDKPIAKLSPEKPRSILVSPDKPKSILSSLDKSKSNLSSGSKRSPTERKTFVYNLSPTDRSPTKFTGKGPSPNRLFPKTMSLDRGKSDASLGDRTYTKYSSLDKKSSKLSTTEPIVTIVSVIEKRSPKISPKVSPKVSPKVSPKLSPTDPLVTIVSVLEKKRSSSLDKSKDKVGFNFADVVGLGIKQELQRREKERLKVPDDSLEKQDSIEKIPLPEIPSLPFDIEKSTQISPKLIVSPEKSEVVKPKAMEKPTIPEKTKRILDKIESRFTEANKNSATKVARPKIIDTGFDDFVDPVADLPLDEVPVKPALELDSLKVPEFTPFLLRPHAEPLRSKSLSLAEEKAPIDTLLSPDREIKHFVQDVSPKKMKKAKSEPKKDFKKQSKSLEGDKPTVKKTSPASSKIDKSKLKIGEMPQEIIIIDSTDVVPEVSIVQKTRSKSVGRLSDSRSLSCSRDEKDDSKKTKGKSASVDDEMIKSAGNLKSDKPRPKSLGISKSLGSTEKKDSVDKVSPKRSASMKHRPDSGKEIIIIEGISSDLTKSPIKKKDMKKAPIVQELAESPVVLRKPGQSPILFARAKLGLSEGSGIGTLQRQGATQSPTSQRRAKSLDAPVIALHRLPSVNAFSSKDDTVDMSEEAEKDEKREEILQPVSRQSTQLEASPNHRSDSTDHTTIPEIFTDSLSVTETSTQYLESPLTENNEISTCPDLIPYEQDVEMQISTATVDASEFSQLKVDSSTRFIDQSSVESNGEFEETKEKVEGVKSDTAKVDNKKETTSQSVPDVVQVMEDISVELNKEDIVARVIQERIRALSPRASVDKEEVPNVTVSVVEGGYKCLPEPYNINQDPPDMVRSPIQISIEECSDEARSSDEDPEVVDQETYQIEVHEKRRLDSGDTSEDTLDALDTQVQVQGGDSEMSSPDYGIDKVDEKTLVEVELTPEYLEMRKEEEEGAEDLPEDEPVSKESLDTLDLHRLGVDRKLRLSTERSRSEDTNTWTPDREDPDSSSCSIARPLGIGQVQPIIDRREIAMIRESRKEGSMEEESSSSSHLHPKPELSSTWRPFPLESSGSSSLEEGWMPPDDNNHHQSQSEDSNGANEDSFQEDLIDFPGGFNYPVGPEILANYGAFSLSRTLSRISERSTTSEQDKSDMEDSFKPSSRSPSIEDESLISSDHQPSLSSDPPSGAAHPSVSEDRRTSSELPDIPIDVQDDDGKSPKTRRARLQLQSSEDWPTPPSSPLFETPVVSHVETFYMEIKPEEAVKVTVTDSTDTTTGRVDQDSDSSDENRTLHEDLHSVFLEDGQSSASATTIDGTVKIAVKPKSNITGSSHSEDTSMGLSMSEWSSSNNTVRQFCQYSGTKSDDNSLAELGASISDWSGSTTVIPQQFYANLATEKSQSDTTTSEKSGTSMRPNSKCQHVESPPLPDEENPMGSGSYDRGKMIGEDEDSGKDEFDEARKFVESQFDEHRRRFEDETGAQAFVDISPPKITFENEYAETIREDYDVLPDVVEIPNIPCPIPEEDEDQLYDNVPAMKYPSVDQVRMEVIRGDSGEDMHERFAGLASRSRCGEEEWTFDEPIHPQNADVSKRSGRISRFHSELKEQKPGTKSTERPVVFPARAKSTPYYSTTSLSGESTTSSPPMQVRAQIRTKTMPYSSNRSPQSEGDTSSSMDSPSHTPDRGQRAFRRKRQQRRHRASVDLEIKVGQIISSTDSSFDVANLPPPLLPGQSLDVEGVGDEMSDPRDEKEEQEEDQQ; encoded by the exons ATGTTTATATCAGGCAGTAACGATCAGA GTCCAATTCGTTCCGGCAGACTAGCGGTGGTAGGGCATTGCAGGGCTCGGAGGGGGGAGGCTATCGTGGCGCCACTTCAAGCAGCTCCCTTATGGGCAGCTCCAGCATCTCTGCCCACCCCCTCCTGCCCCTCGGCGACCCCG caattcctagaactgctggtccACGTAGTTTCTCAGCTCAAggggcgagagacggttgcgactctcgTCACGGAAGGACCGCAGTGCACAA CTCTGGGAACCCCGGCTCTGTCTCTGTCATGCGGCTCGATGACACTGGATTCTCCGACGACTGTGACGAGTGTCTCGATGGGAGGGACGAGTCACCGTCGCGACGACACAGCTACGTCCTTTCGGACGCTCACCTCTATCGACGTGCATTCGCCTGCCAGCCCGAGCCAGGTCCCAGTTCAGCGACAATCGCATGCTACCAGTCAACAGCGGATTACAACAGCAGGTCGTATCAGCCCCTCTAACAGCGTATCTTCCCCTGAATTCCCACCGCCGCGACCTTTGCCCCGATATCCTTGGCAGCGATCGGCTAGCTGCCGTGAATTGTACGCTTCCAGCTTCGAGGATTCGGGCAAAGCGCGACCGAAAGAGGCGAAATCCTCCGGGGAATCGGTCTTAACGACATTCCAACTGCCATCCCAAGGAGAACTTGATAATCCCGTCACGCGGTATGACGAGACCCAGCGCTCCTACAGTGCCGCGAGCTCCAAATTACCCTCACTTGATCACGATTCAGTCCCGGATCGAATTTACAGCAGTTCGTATCCCGGAACATCGTCATTGTCTACCGAGTCCGGACACGAGGAGTCCGGTCAGGTGGGAGATCTCTCTCACGATGATCTCTCACACGATTCCTACGAGTTGTTGGAGCGAGAGCATGAATTTGAATATCCAGAATCCTACTCCAGTCCCCATGATGAGAATGAACCGATGTCTGACAATAGTGACGAAGGAATCGAGCCCGAGATGTTCCAAATGGACTCCGAGACTGATTCCTTCGTCAAGCATCGCTCGATTAAATCCACCGATAAACAGCTATTCAAATCCGTGCTCACTGACCTTAAGAATATTAAAACCAAGTCCATCGATCGGTACTCAGCCATTGCGAAATCAGAAGGTGAATTTGTCATCACTGAGTCTAGGATTCAAAGATCAAACACACAGATTGAACGTAAATTTGAGACGAGACACGcaaattcggttgaaaataaacccCCGCTTCCGCATCAGGATTCGAATAAAAAAGACCCGGTGATATTACAGGTTCAGAAGCAAAAAATGACTGTATTGAATGAGTTGAAGAGCCTGAAGCCGAAACATAAAATGACTCATGTCGACTCAGAGGTTTTGCGAGATGAGGGAATCATGAGACCAAAGTCGCGAATCGATGATAGTCTCAGCCCTGTCGAGAATAAAAAATCTGTTAGGACAGTAAGAGCAAAAAGTATTGCGAGTTTAGAGGAAAATTCGTCGCGGATGTTTGTGGAAACCGGTAGCTTAGGGCGAGGTAATAAATCTCGGGATAGAAGGCGCGAGGCGGAAGCGATAGTAGATAAGGTCTTTTCCAAGATACAAGAGAAGGAGCGAAAGCGAATTGAGAGGGAGAATTCGAGAGAGGCTAGGAGGATGGAAAAAGTCGATTCTAGGGAACGAAGAGAACGTAGGAGTATCGATCGGTTAGATTCGCGGGAGATTTATAGGCGACGTAGTGTCGAGCGGGATGACGTTTTTGAATTGCGAAGAAGTATTGAGAGGCTAGATACAAGGGAAAGAAGTTGCGATCAGTTGGACTTTTACCGAAGTGATTATAGTGAAAATGTTGAGCAGGAGAGACGTAAAAGTCTTGACAATTTGGATAGGGTCCATAGAGAAAAGAGTCATCGTCAACAGGAGACTAGAGAACGTAGAGAGAGGAGCATTGAACGACTCGATCGCGAGTTGCGAAAAAGTCCGAAGAGTCCCAAGGGTCTAAAAAGTCCTAAGAGTCCCTTAGATTATAGTCAGAGACACACTTTGGAGCGTTTAGATTCTGGCAACAAAAGTCCCTTCGAGTATTTGAAGGAATCGAGGCGTAAAAGCGTTGAAAGGTTGGACTCTAGGGATCGTCCGACATTTGATTTTGATCCTGCTGCTATTGAACGGATGAGTTCTCTAGAACAAAGTTATGTTGAGCAATTTAGTACCAAAGAGAGCAAACCGGATCGGAAGAGTCTCGAGAAATTGGACTCGCGTGAGCGGAAGAGTCTGGATCGGTTTGATTCGAAAGAGAACAAGAGTTTTGATAACGTGGAACAGCGAGAAGATTAcgagagaaagaaaaatattgagaAGCTTGATTATAGGGACACGAGGAGGAACGGGAAGATGGAGAAGGGAATTTCCGAGGAGAAGCCAAGGGAAAGAGATGATTGGAGAAGTTTGGAGAAAGCTAGGAAGGAAAATGAAAGGCGAGAGAAGGAGCGTCAGAAATTCTCAATTGATTCGCGAACAGAAACTGTGATAGGTGTTCCTAATGAAATAGAGATTTCGAAACCGAAGACAGTATTCACTGAGTACGATCCGAAGATAATTGGAGGGATCGTTGTCGGATTTGATGATTCCAACTTGCCCGGCCATGTTTCTGTTGAACGCACAAAAAGTGATCCTAATCCTGCTAGATCTAGAATAGGTTCCAACAGCAAGAGACACATGCTTATGCACCAAAAGTCGATAGATCTCACACCAGCCGATTCCGGCGATGAAGACGCATTTACTGATGGAGTAGGTGCTCAGAAACCCGTCGTTGACATCCCCTATACTTTGCACAAACGACATGTGATGAATGGTACTGCCTCTGATGAGAAATCTGAATCGGATAGTGGCAAAATTTGCAAGGTGAAGACCCTTGCGAAGGAATTGCCGCAGTTGCCTTTAAAGACAGTTACAGATATGACTTGTATAGACTTATCAAAACTTCCACCAATAGATAAACCCATCGCCAAATTATCCCCCGAAAAACCCAGAAGTATTTTAGTAAGTCCCGATAAACCAAAGTCAATTTTAAGTTCCTTAGATAAATCTAAGAGTAATTTAAGCTCGGGCTCAAAACGATCACCGACAGAGCGTAAGACATTTGTTTACAATTTGTCACCAACTGATAGGAGCCCCACGAAATTTACTGGAAAGGGTCCATCGCCCAATCGACTCTTTCCAAAGACCATGTCCTTAGATCGAGGCAAATCCGATGCTTCCTTAGGTGATAGAACCTATACAAAGTACTCGAGTCTCGATAAAAAGTCTTCCAAGTTATCCACCACTGAACCGATAGTTACGATTGTTTCAGTTATTGAGAAAAGATCACCGAAGATCTCACCTAAAGTTTCTCCTAAGGTCTCTCCCAAAGTCTCACCTAAGCTATCGCCAACTGATCCTCTTGTTACGATCGTCTCAGTTCTTGAGAAGAAGCGATCTTCTTCTTTAGACAAGTCGAAGGATAAGGTAGGTTTCAATTTTGCGGACGTCGTCGGGCTTGGAATCAAACAGGAATTGCAGCGACGAGAGAAGGAGAGGCTTAAAGTGCCAGACGACAGTTTGGAGAAGCAAGACAGTATCGAAAAGATTCCTTTGCCTGAAATACCCTCGCTGCCTTTTGATATCG AGAAAAGTACACAAATTTCGCCAAAGCTAATCGTATCACCCGAAAAATCTGAAGTAGTCAAGCCCAAAGCTATGGAAAAACCAACGATTCCGGAAAAGACTAAACGAATCTTGGACAAAATAGAGTCCAGATTCACAGAAGCTAATAAGAATTCTGCGACTAAAGTTGCTAGACCAAAAATCATTGATACTGGTTTTGATGATTTTGTTGACCCAGTTGCTGATCTTCCACTTGATGAAGTTCCCGTGAAACCTGCTTTAGAATTAGATAGCCTAAAGGTTCCCGAATTCACTCCCTTCTTGTTGAGACCACATGCAGAACCTTTGCGTTCAAAGTCTCTCTCATTGGCAGAGGAAAAAGCACCTATTGACACTTTATTGTCCCCTGATCGCGAAATTAAACATTTCGTACAGGATGTTTctcccaaaaagatgaaaaaagccaAGTCCGAGCCAAAGAAGGACTTTAAGAAGCAATCCAAGTCTCTGGAAGGTGATAAACCAACTGTGAAGAAGACTTCTCCTGCCAGTTCAAAGATAGACAAGTCAAAACTCAAGATTGGAGAAATGCCCcaggaaattattattatagattCCACTGATGTGGTACCGGAAGTCAGCATTGTCCAGAAAACAAGGTCAAAGTCGGTGGGAAGATTATCAGACAGTAGATCTTTATCATGTTCTAGAGATGAAAAGGACGATAGTAAAAAGACAAAAGGAAAGTCTGCTTCTGTCGATGATGAAATGATTAAGAGTGCAGGAAATTTGAAAAGTGACAAGCCAAGGCCAAAGTCCCTTGGAATTTCTAAGAGTCTGGGAAGCACAGAAAAGAAGGATTCTGTTGATAAAGTATCGCCAAAAAGATCAGCCTCTATGAAACATAGGCCTGATTCtggaaaagaaataattattattgagg GCATCTCATCTGACCTTACGAAATCCCCAATAAAGAAGAAAGATATGAAAAAGGCACCAATTGTGCAAGAACTTGCGGAAAGTCCCGTTGTTCTGCGTAAACCTGGACAGAGTCCAATTTTATTTGCTAGAGCAAAATTAGGTTTATCGGAAGGAAGTGGAATTGGAACCTTGCAACGTCAGGGTGCGACTCAGTCTCCAACTTCTCAGCGTAGAGCAAAATCACTAGATGCTCCTGTGATTGCTCTGCATAGGTTACCATCTGTTAATGCCTTTTCTAGTAAAGATGACACGGTAGACATGTCAGAGGAAGCTGAAAAAGACGAAAAGCGGGAGGAAATTCTGCAACCAGTTTCTAGACAATCGACTCAGCTTGAAGCTTCACCAAATCATAGATCTGATAGTACTGATCATACGACAATTCCAGAGATATTTACGGACTCTTTATCAGTGACAGAAACGTCAACACAATATTTGGAATCGCCTTTAACGGAGAACAATGAAATATCAACGTGTCCTGATCTGATTCCTTATGAACAAGATGTCGAAATGCAAATTTCAACTGCTACTGTCGATGCATCTGAGTTCAGTCAATTGAAAGTCGATTCTTCGACTAGATTTATTGATCAGAGTTCAGTGGAATCGAATGGTGAATTTGAAGAAACTAAAGAGAAAGTAGAAGGGGTAAAATCTGATACAGCAAAAGTAGATAACAAGAAAGAAACTACTTCTCAATCTGTTCCAGATGTTGTGCAAGTGATGGAAGATATTTCAGTTGAACTCAATAAAGAAGATATCGTTGCAAGAGTAATACAGGAAAGGATTAGAGCGCTAAGCCCCCGAGCTTCGGTTGACAAGGAAGAAGTGCCGAATGTGACTGTCAGTGTTGTAGAAGGAGGCTACAAATGTTTGCCCGAACCTTACAACATCAATCAAGATCCTCCGGATATGGTTCGGTCGCCAATACAGATTTCGATAGAAGAATGCTCCGATGAAGCGAGGTCCAGTGATGAAGACCCGGAGGTAGTAGATCAGGAAACCTACCAGATTGAGGTTCACGAAAAGCGGAGACTAGATTCTGGAGATACTAGTGAGGACACTTTAGATGCATTAGATACTCAGGTGCAGGTGCAGGGAGGTGATAGTGAAATGAGTTCACCAGATTATGGAATTGACAAAGTTGACGAGAAGACTCTTGTGGAAGTTGAGCTGACTCCAGAGTATTTGGAGATGAGGAAGGAGGAGGAAGAAGGCGCTGAGGACCTGCCTGAAGACGAACCAGTTAGCAAAGAATCTCTCGACACGTTGGATCTTCATCGGTTGGGAGTGGACAGGAAATTGAGGTTAAGCACTGAGAGATCTAGAAGTGAAGACACCAATACCTGGACTCCAGATAGAGAAGATCCAGATTCCAGTTCCTGTTCTATCGCTCGACCTCTTGGCATTGGTCAGGTGCAGCCAATTATTGACAGAAGAGAAATCGCTATGATCAGAGAGTCTCGGAAGGAAGGTTCCATGGAAGAAGAAAGCAGCAGTAGTTCACATCTTCATCCTAAACCAGAGTTGAGTTCAACCTGGAGACCCTTTCCCTTAGAAAGCTCGGGAAGTTCAAGTCTCGAAGAAGGTTGGATGCCACCGGATGATAACAATCACCATCAGTCTCAATCAGAGGATAGCAACGGTGCGAACGAAGACAGCTTTCAGGAAGATCTTATCGACTTCCCGGGCGGTTTCAACTACCCGGTAGGGCCTGAAATACTCGCTAATTACGGGGCTTTTTCGTTGTCTCGTACTTTATCCCGCATTTCCGAGCGCTCGACGACTTCTGAGCAGGACAAGAGCGACATGGAGGATTCATTTAAACCGAGTTCTAGATCTCCGAGTATTGAAGACGAATCTCTGATATCCAGCGATCACCAACCTTCATTATCCTCCGATCCACCTTCTGGCGCAGCGCATCCTTCAGTTTCAGAAGACCGTAGAACTTCTTCTGAACTTCCAGACATTCCGATCGATGTTCAAGATGATGATGGAAAGTCTCCAAAAACGAGAAGAGCTAGACTTCAGCTGCAGTCATCGGAAGACTGGCCTACTCCTCCCAGTTCTCCTCTTTTCGAAACACCAGTTGTTAGTCACGTGGAGACTTTCTACATGGAAATCAAACCAGAAGAAGCTGTAAAAGTTACTGTCACTGATAGCACAGATACAACAACTGGGAGAGTCGATCAGGACAGCGATTCTAGTGACGAAAACAGAACACTTCATGAAGATTTGCACTCTGTTTTCCTGGAGGATGGACAAAGTTCAGCTTCAGCAACAACTATTGACGGCACTGTCAAGATTGCCGTAAAACCGAAATCTAATATCACTGGTTCATCCCACAGCGAAGACACATCCATGGGACTTTCGATGTCCGAGTGGTCGAGCTCAAACAACACCGTTCGTCAGTTTTGTCAATATTCTGGTACAAAATCCGATGACAATTCACTCGCAGAGTTAGGAGCTTCCATCTCCGACTGGTCTGGTAGCACCACCGTCATTCCTCAACAATTTTATGCCAACTTGGCAACAGAGAAAAGCCAGAGTGACACAACAACCTCGGAGAAAAGTGGAACAAGTATGAGACCAAACTCAAAGTGTCAACATGTTGAAAGTCCTCCGCTGCCGGATGAAGAGAACCCAATGGGGAGTGGTTCCTATGACAGAGGAAAAATGATAGGTGAGGATGAAGACTCCGGGAAAGATGAGTTCGACGAGGCTAGAAAATTTGTGGAGAGTCAGTTTGATGAGCATCGTCGACGATTTGAAGATGAGACTGGAGCTCAGGCATTTGTTGATATTTCTCCGCCCAAGATCACTTTTGAAAACGAATATGCTGAAACCATTCGAGAAGACTATGATGTACTCCCCGACGTTGTTGAAATTCCGAATATTCCCTGTCCGATTCCAGAGGAGGATGAGGATCAGTTGTACGATAATGTACCAGCGATGAAGTACCCCAGTGTTGATCAGGTTCGAATGGAAGTGATTCGAGGAGACAGTGGCGAAGATATGCATGAAAGATTTGCAGGCTTGGCTTCCAGGTCGAGATGTGGTGAAGAGGAATGGACTTTTGATGAGCCAATACATCCTCAGAATGCTGATGTCTCCAAACGATCTGGAAGAATCAGTAGATTTCATTCTGAACTCAAGGAACAAAAACCTGGAACCAAATCTACAGAGCGACCTGTGGTTTTTCCTGCCAGAGCAAAGTCAACGCCTTACTATTCGACGACTAGTTTAAGCGGCGAGTCGACAACTTCTAGTCCTCCAATGCAGGTCAGGGCGCAAATCAGAACAAAGACGATGCCTTATTCTTCGAATAGAAGTCCTCAGAGTGAAGGAGACACTTCGTCGAGTATGGACAGTCCTTCTCACACTCCTGATAGGGGACAGAGAGCTTTTAGGAGAAAAAGACAGCAGAGAAGACACCGGGCTTCGGTGGATTTGGAAATCAAGGTTGGTCAGATTATCTCTAGTACTGATTCCAGCTTTGATGTCGCGAATCTTCCACCGCCTCTGCTTCCGGGACAGAGTCTCGACGTTGAAGGTGTTGGTGATGAAATGTCCGATCCTAGGGATGAAAAAGAGGAGCAGGAGGAAGATCAGCAATAA